One region of Psychrobacter sp. DAB_AL43B genomic DNA includes:
- a CDS encoding sulfatase-like hydrolase/transferase, with the protein MNNIKNIKIVLGGLLVVLLPNIIMNLLAHLTGTQRALINIDYFIPLLLLAFRQRLLFVIAFIMLSLADFLALFTQLFPFIRISDLVYLSKFAFISSSSYQLYGVTLIVLIIAQSYLYLKVYKADYNKTLLVLFNIIILYYAYSVHFTDIGNNVVGSQSISNIDYINSGFVQTFTMTGDAFQKSTATGATADLFTYPNSHDKVLLVVNEAWGVTTDSEVQKDVLSPILNNLAVSNIKQDTLNFIGATLGGELRELCAKAPIHFNLKNQLEGFEDCLPNHYKDLGYHTVAVHGAIGFMYDRQYWYPRAGFEQMLFRDQGLNIPDSRCYSFPGNCDSDIAPRIVEQFNNHKKLFLYWLTLNTHAIYDERDLKSDLFDCSKYNIKNDTAACRNLKLQKQFFYTLSQMIADPALSGTRIIVVGDHEPPLIEEDSSVFVKGKVPIIEFETN; encoded by the coding sequence ATGAATAACATAAAAAATATAAAAATAGTGTTGGGTGGCTTGCTCGTTGTTCTGCTACCCAATATCATTATGAATCTATTGGCCCATCTGACAGGCACTCAAAGAGCCCTCATTAATATTGATTATTTTATACCGCTGCTATTGTTAGCTTTTCGGCAGCGGCTGCTGTTTGTTATTGCTTTTATTATGCTATCGCTAGCAGATTTTTTGGCATTGTTTACCCAGTTGTTCCCCTTTATCAGAATTAGTGATTTAGTTTATTTATCCAAATTTGCCTTTATATCCTCTAGTAGCTATCAGCTGTATGGTGTTACTCTCATTGTCCTGATTATCGCTCAGAGCTATCTATATCTCAAAGTATATAAAGCAGACTATAATAAAACCTTACTGGTGCTGTTTAATATCATAATCCTTTATTATGCTTATAGTGTGCATTTTACGGACATAGGTAATAATGTAGTAGGTTCGCAGTCCATCAGTAATATCGACTATATTAATAGTGGCTTTGTCCAAACCTTTACCATGACAGGCGATGCCTTTCAAAAATCGACGGCAACAGGGGCGACTGCTGACTTGTTTACTTATCCAAATAGCCACGATAAAGTGCTATTGGTGGTCAATGAAGCGTGGGGTGTAACGACTGATTCAGAGGTTCAGAAAGATGTGCTGTCTCCCATACTGAATAACCTTGCTGTTAGTAATATTAAGCAAGATACCCTAAATTTTATTGGTGCGACTCTCGGAGGAGAGTTAAGAGAGCTGTGTGCCAAAGCGCCTATACACTTCAATCTAAAAAACCAGCTAGAGGGCTTTGAGGACTGTCTGCCCAATCATTATAAAGATTTGGGCTATCATACCGTGGCTGTGCATGGAGCGATTGGCTTTATGTATGACAGACAGTATTGGTATCCAAGAGCGGGTTTTGAGCAAATGCTATTTCGAGATCAGGGGCTGAATATACCAGACTCGCGCTGTTATTCGTTCCCTGGTAACTGTGATAGTGATATAGCGCCTAGAATTGTCGAGCAGTTTAATAACCACAAAAAGTTATTCTTATATTGGCTGACGCTCAATACTCATGCTATTTATGATGAGCGAGATTTGAAATCAGATTTATTTGACTGTAGCAAATACAATATAAAAAATGATACGGCAGCTTGTCGTAACCTGAAACTACAAAAGCAGTTTTTTTATACGTTATCTCAGATGATAGCAGACCCTGCTTTGTCCGGTACACGAATCATAGTGGTGGGTGACCACGAGCCACCGCTCATCGAAGAGGATTCAAGCGTATTTGTTAAAGGTAAAGTACCTATCATTGAGTTTGAAACAAACTAA
- a CDS encoding serine hydrolase domain-containing protein: MFKSLTIKDAIILILLVSLVVFIGYFYVNNQARNNLWQKSYPIRAELSVQKMRCSDNSPTWLADTLRYQTRNNNAPANQIAYIEPNGTQHHCENGYIGQYPLLSDATTEQTRFRYASVTKLWTADAILQLVKDGQLTLDTPLANTISEIDTPTDARINDITIRQLLSHRAGFDRYSVFGQDMFNIGQDICPNHITGLNDITLGFDPDDKTSYSNLGYCLLGEVISRINEGKSYKEVIKKQYNFADSRIQFVSNSVLPDEVFYNYVETGLTGVANIYTVFDYEALASAAGLSGNAMDLAKQVHVMAAKPEPNILTDADKAGCDPAQIAECYGYAMVTYQPNAQSRVVHYRDGNLLGLSSLVAVSDNGGVVALLSNGTSDEGVEGSNKVKMMIYKHLNR, from the coding sequence ATGTTTAAGAGTCTTACGATTAAAGATGCAATAATCCTTATTTTGTTAGTATCGTTGGTTGTTTTTATTGGATACTTTTATGTCAATAATCAAGCACGTAATAACTTATGGCAAAAATCTTACCCAATCCGTGCCGAGCTGTCTGTCCAAAAAATGCGCTGTAGTGACAATAGCCCTACATGGCTGGCGGATACTCTACGGTATCAAACCCGTAATAATAACGCCCCTGCCAACCAAATCGCTTATATTGAGCCAAACGGCACGCAGCACCATTGTGAAAACGGCTATATCGGTCAATATCCACTATTGTCAGATGCCACCACCGAGCAGACGCGCTTTCGTTATGCCAGTGTCACTAAGCTATGGACAGCCGATGCGATTCTACAGCTGGTCAAAGACGGTCAGTTGACACTCGATACGCCATTGGCTAATACTATCAGCGAGATTGACACACCTACAGATGCCCGTATCAATGACATTACTATCCGTCAGTTGTTATCACACCGTGCAGGGTTTGACCGTTATAGCGTCTTTGGTCAGGATATGTTCAATATCGGCCAGGACATTTGCCCCAATCATATCACGGGCTTGAATGACATTACCTTAGGCTTCGACCCTGATGATAAGACCAGCTATTCTAATTTGGGATATTGTTTATTGGGCGAAGTAATCAGTCGAATAAATGAGGGTAAATCTTATAAAGAGGTGATTAAAAAGCAATATAATTTTGCTGATAGTCGTATTCAGTTTGTTTCAAATAGCGTACTGCCCGATGAAGTATTTTACAACTATGTCGAGACGGGGCTAACAGGTGTGGCTAATATTTATACCGTGTTTGACTATGAGGCACTAGCATCCGCTGCTGGACTGTCAGGTAATGCGATGGACTTAGCCAAACAAGTACATGTTATGGCAGCTAAGCCTGAGCCAAATATACTAACCGACGCGGATAAGGCAGGATGTGACCCCGCGCAGATAGCGGAGTGCTATGGCTATGCTATGGTGACATATCAGCCCAATGCTCAATCGAGAGTAGTACACTATCGTGATGGTAATTTGTTAGGTTTATCTTCATTAGTCGCGGTCAGTGACAATGGTGGAGTCGTGGCATTATTAAGCAATGGGACCTCAGATGAGGGAGTAGAGGGCAGTAATAAGGTAAAAATGATGATATATAAGCATTTAAACCGTTAA
- a CDS encoding pilin — MTTIKTTQNRHSLTQMGFTLIELMIVVAIIGILGAIAIPQYQIYIGKTQATRVINELGQLRLTVEECLQTGTTVIGLGRDECDPRASGSNLIVGSSQVGVVLPNNMGVAQITNPLVLTASITGTVSTQVNPRLAGKKIKWLRTSEGSWSCSSNIEAVYLPNSCSYDASL; from the coding sequence ATGACTACTATTAAAACGACTCAAAATCGTCACTCCTTGACCCAAATGGGCTTCACTTTGATTGAGTTGATGATTGTGGTGGCTATTATTGGCATTTTGGGAGCGATTGCTATTCCGCAATATCAAATCTATATTGGCAAAACCCAAGCGACGAGGGTTATAAATGAATTAGGACAGTTGCGCCTAACGGTAGAAGAGTGTTTGCAGACAGGCACAACAGTAATTGGACTAGGTAGGGATGAGTGTGATCCACGCGCATCAGGGTCTAATTTGATAGTAGGTAGCTCACAAGTAGGGGTGGTTTTACCCAATAACATGGGCGTAGCGCAAATTACTAATCCGCTGGTATTAACCGCCAGTATCACCGGCACTGTATCGACACAAGTGAACCCAAGACTGGCGGGTAAAAAAATAAAATGGTTACGCACCAGTGAAGGCTCTTGGAGTTGTAGTAGTAATATAGAAGCTGTCTATTTACCTAATTCATGTAGTTATGACGCTAGTCTGTAG
- the fdxA gene encoding ferredoxin FdxA yields the protein MTFVVTENCILCKYTDCVEVCPVDCFYEGPNFLVIDPDECIDCALCEPECPANAIFSEDEVPKGQEQFTQLNEELAQKWPNITEMKGQLPEAEKWDGVEGKIQYLEK from the coding sequence ATGACCTTTGTCGTTACAGAGAACTGCATTCTTTGCAAATATACCGACTGTGTGGAAGTCTGTCCTGTGGACTGCTTTTATGAAGGACCGAACTTCCTCGTCATCGATCCTGATGAGTGCATTGACTGCGCGCTATGCGAGCCTGAATGTCCTGCCAATGCCATCTTCTCAGAAGATGAAGTTCCAAAAGGCCAAGAGCAATTTACCCAGTTAAATGAAGAGCTGGCACAAAAGTGGCCAAACATCACAGAGATGAAAGGTCAACTGCCAGAAGCTGAAAAGTGGGATGGTGTCGAAGGTAAGATTCAGTATTTAGAGAAGTAG
- the mutS gene encoding DNA mismatch repair protein MutS, with amino-acid sequence MPVKPFAQTNKTIKSTSKNTSKSVPASSDSLVIGDAVYYLADHTPMMVQYLTMKANYPQALLLYRMGDFYELFFDDAKRAAQILDITLTRRGTDKAGNTIAMAGVPFHAADSYMARLIAAGQTVVVCEQIDESASNISSSPTIGDKQKKDKSKSAAGSIMRREVVKTLTAGTITDDALIAPNHTPTVVSIDIDIAIPKSNSNQPLQAAISQMDLAAGTLITQTLSASYNNSHDDIKGLQTQMLTVLARFAPSECIISEALGDSSGDIGEGWLLWLRQHLDCPIIEVATNDFHRDHASATLCQQFEVQRLDGLGISDAPLAQSSCAALIHYARQTQQRHVPQVNQLIVEYSDDYLIIDANSQQNLELFTPVSSNGTSLISVLNHCQTPMGRRLLVQQMKRPLRQHERINLRLDAIASLLQTDKHSTPTEQKLESGSLVQNLRETLNAIGDIERISSRIGLMSAKPRDLRKLADGIASSTEITSLLTYLSISHEQAGLLPMLMQQLPDQLPAVQSVAELIERAIIIEPPAHIRDGGMLATGYDPEFDRLTHLHDNIQTTLDEMLERARLDNQLPSLKVGFNKVSGFYFELPKMQAKNAPAHFIRRQTLKSSERFITDELKEVETEYLSAQTLALTREKQLYQELLTILSSHLAQLQQLSAAIAQIDVLSNWAQLANTYNWQRPVMSNDSENKDSSITDNQTSIDIKQGRHVVVEAALSPVNAGNIVNNFKNSSATKHSSHFVANDCALGSDANPERLLMITGPNMGGKSTYMRQTALIILLAHCGSFVPAASAHIGDIDRIFTRIGSADDLAGGKSTFMVEMIETANILNQATNKSLVLMDEVGRGTATTDGLAIAHACVNRLVEIGCLTLFATHYFELTKLAESTENSHSSIRNVNVAASEVDGQLLLLHQIREGAASSSFGLHVAKMAGIPTQVLNDAKRYLVDNLSIDNLKIETLKADNDKVISDKVDDKNDLAKSVTDKSSQYHANGAEIASDRSVKKYQSIVNIPQQNQLFSLQDELSAIDPDSLTPKQAHDLLYHLKKIISH; translated from the coding sequence ATGCCTGTCAAACCTTTTGCTCAAACCAATAAGACCATAAAATCGACTTCAAAAAACACTTCAAAATCTGTGCCAGCGTCATCTGACTCATTGGTCATAGGCGATGCCGTTTATTATTTGGCAGACCACACTCCGATGATGGTGCAATATCTCACCATGAAAGCCAACTATCCACAAGCATTGTTACTCTACCGGATGGGCGATTTTTATGAGTTATTTTTTGATGATGCCAAGCGCGCGGCGCAAATATTGGACATTACACTCACTCGTCGTGGTACCGATAAAGCCGGCAATACTATTGCCATGGCAGGCGTACCCTTTCATGCTGCCGATAGTTATATGGCACGGCTCATAGCCGCTGGGCAAACGGTGGTGGTCTGCGAGCAAATTGACGAGTCAGCAAGCAATATATCCAGTTCTCCTACAATAGGCGATAAGCAAAAAAAAGATAAAAGTAAATCAGCGGCTGGCAGTATTATGCGCCGTGAGGTGGTCAAAACCCTGACCGCTGGAACGATTACCGATGATGCGTTAATTGCGCCCAATCACACCCCGACTGTTGTTTCTATTGATATTGATATTGCTATACCTAAATCTAATAGCAATCAACCATTACAAGCAGCTATCAGTCAGATGGATTTAGCCGCTGGGACATTAATCACGCAAACGCTTAGTGCTAGCTACAATAACAGCCATGATGATATTAAGGGCTTACAAACCCAAATGCTCACGGTGTTAGCGCGCTTCGCTCCTAGTGAATGTATCATTAGCGAAGCGCTCGGTGACAGTAGTGGTGATATCGGTGAAGGCTGGTTGCTATGGCTACGTCAACATCTTGACTGTCCTATTATTGAAGTGGCTACCAATGACTTTCATCGTGACCATGCCAGCGCGACATTATGCCAACAGTTTGAGGTGCAACGCCTTGATGGCTTAGGTATTAGCGATGCGCCACTGGCTCAATCTAGCTGTGCAGCATTGATACATTATGCACGGCAAACTCAGCAACGTCATGTGCCACAAGTCAATCAACTTATCGTCGAATATAGCGATGATTACTTAATTATTGATGCCAATAGTCAGCAAAATCTTGAACTATTTACCCCCGTTAGTAGTAACGGTACGTCATTAATATCTGTCCTCAATCATTGTCAAACGCCAATGGGACGACGCTTACTCGTACAGCAGATGAAGCGCCCATTGCGTCAGCATGAGCGTATTAATTTGCGCTTAGATGCGATAGCCAGTCTTTTGCAGACCGACAAGCACTCAACGCCGACTGAACAAAAATTAGAAAGTGGCTCATTAGTGCAAAACCTACGCGAAACGCTCAATGCCATCGGAGATATTGAGCGCATCAGTAGCCGTATCGGATTGATGAGTGCTAAGCCTCGCGACTTACGCAAGCTTGCTGATGGTATTGCTAGTAGTACCGAAATTACTAGCCTATTAACATATTTAAGTATTAGCCATGAGCAGGCAGGACTGTTGCCAATGCTGATGCAGCAATTGCCCGACCAGTTACCTGCGGTACAATCCGTAGCCGAGCTAATCGAGCGCGCCATTATTATAGAGCCGCCTGCCCATATTCGTGATGGCGGTATGCTCGCTACGGGATATGATCCAGAGTTTGATCGTCTCACCCATCTCCATGACAATATCCAAACGACACTAGATGAGATGCTAGAGCGTGCGCGACTGGATAACCAATTGCCTAGCCTCAAAGTTGGCTTTAATAAGGTCAGCGGCTTTTATTTTGAGCTGCCAAAAATGCAGGCAAAAAATGCCCCTGCGCACTTTATCCGTCGGCAAACGCTAAAGAGCAGCGAGCGCTTTATCACTGATGAGCTAAAAGAAGTAGAAACCGAGTATCTCAGCGCACAAACTCTAGCACTAACTCGTGAAAAGCAATTATATCAAGAGTTGCTAACCATCTTAAGCAGCCATTTAGCACAGCTGCAGCAGTTAAGCGCTGCTATCGCACAAATAGACGTACTTAGTAATTGGGCACAGCTCGCTAACACTTATAACTGGCAGCGCCCAGTCATGAGTAATGATTCAGAGAATAAAGACAGCTCAATTACTGATAATCAAACCAGTATCGATATTAAACAAGGTCGCCATGTGGTCGTCGAAGCTGCGTTAAGTCCAGTCAATGCTGGCAATATCGTTAATAACTTTAAGAATAGCAGCGCAACCAAACATAGCAGTCATTTTGTCGCTAATGACTGTGCGCTCGGTAGCGATGCAAATCCTGAACGATTATTAATGATTACTGGTCCTAATATGGGCGGTAAATCTACTTATATGCGCCAAACGGCATTGATTATCCTACTTGCCCATTGCGGTAGCTTTGTCCCAGCAGCAAGCGCTCATATTGGTGATATCGACCGCATCTTTACCCGTATTGGCTCGGCCGATGACTTAGCAGGCGGTAAATCAACCTTTATGGTGGAGATGATTGAAACCGCTAACATTCTCAATCAAGCAACCAATAAATCGCTGGTACTCATGGATGAAGTTGGGCGTGGAACGGCAACCACAGACGGTTTAGCCATTGCCCACGCTTGTGTCAATCGATTGGTTGAGATTGGCTGCCTGACATTATTTGCCACCCATTATTTTGAACTGACAAAATTGGCAGAAAGTACTGAAAATAGTCATAGCAGTATTCGCAATGTTAATGTCGCCGCAAGCGAGGTCGATGGTCAGCTATTGCTACTGCATCAGATTCGCGAGGGTGCAGCAAGCTCCAGCTTTGGATTACATGTCGCTAAAATGGCAGGTATCCCAACCCAAGTACTTAATGATGCTAAGCGCTATTTAGTAGACAACTTAAGCATAGACAACTTAAAGATAGAAACTCTTAAAGCGGATAACGACAAAGTTATTAGTGATAAAGTTGATGACAAAAATGACTTAGCTAAGTCAGTAACAGATAAAAGCTCGCAATATCACGCTAACGGAGCAGAGATAGCAAGTGATAGAAGCGTGAAGAAATATCAAAGCATAGTTAATATTCCACAGCAAAATCAATTGTTTAGCTTGCAAGACGAGCTGAGTGCGATTGATCCTGATAGCCTCACGCCTAAGCAGGCGCATGATTTACTCTATCATCTGAAAAAAATCATTAGTCATTAA
- the secA gene encoding preprotein translocase subunit SecA — translation MLSKIIGSVVGTKNDRELKRMRKVVSKINAQEAQVQALSDEQLQQKTEEFKARHQNGESLDALLPEAFAVCREASLRVTGMRHYDVQLIGGITLHEGKIAEMKTGEGKTLMGTLAMYLNAISGKGVHLVTVNDYLAARDAELNRPLFGFLGMTVGVIYSQQPPQEKVDAYQADITYGTNNEYGFDYLRDNMVFSLAEKKQRPLNFCIIDEIDSILIDEARTPLIISGQAEDSSRMYALINTIIPVLIRSKDEEANKNNEEEDFWIDEKNRQIEISEKGYEKIERFLIEVGELGENESLYSPIRLPLLAHVQAAIRAHHVFVKNVHYIVDEGEVVIVDENTGRTMPGRRWSEGLHQAVEAKENVEIQAENQTLATTTFQNFFRLYDKLSGMTGTADTEAAEFKSTYDLDVIVIPTHEPIARIDMDDQIFLTKLGKYKGIIREIKEIQAKGAPVLVGTATIEASEELSYLLDQEGVKHNVLNAKQHEREAEIIAQAGSPKSVTIATNMAGRGTDIILGGNWQSFIEDPESVSPEEMQRLKAQWQVQHDQVVAAGGLHIVGSERHESRRIDNQLRGRAGRQGDPGMSRFFLSLEDDLMRIFAGDRVVNMMRAMGLKEDEAIEHKMVSKSIENAQGKVESRDFDARKNLLKYDDVANEQRKVIYGQRDDLLAEMDLLEAIKIMHQEVYNAMINQFIPPGSIDDQWNVDGLEDELENEFKITMPINDWLDEDRRLDEEGLRAKIIQTALDRYHSRREQMGEKDAAQLERHFMLQSLDKHWKEHLTQMDQLRKGIHLRGYAQKNPEQEYKRESFELFQMMLGAIKSETVQDLSRVHIPTKEELEALEVQQRENAAHMQMQFEHNDIDNMDGGLDGANDRAAAQNRNLAGSVAAGAMVGSGNNANEPNPYAGMNISRNAPCPCGSALKYKQCHGKI, via the coding sequence ATGTTATCAAAGATTATAGGCAGTGTCGTTGGCACCAAAAATGACCGTGAACTCAAGCGCATGCGCAAAGTGGTCAGCAAGATCAACGCACAAGAGGCTCAAGTACAAGCCCTGTCTGATGAGCAATTACAACAAAAAACCGAAGAATTTAAGGCAAGACACCAAAATGGTGAAAGCTTAGATGCATTATTACCAGAAGCGTTTGCTGTCTGTCGTGAAGCATCATTACGCGTCACCGGCATGCGTCACTATGATGTGCAGTTGATCGGTGGTATTACCTTGCACGAAGGTAAAATCGCTGAGATGAAAACTGGTGAGGGTAAAACCTTGATGGGCACCTTGGCGATGTACCTCAATGCTATTAGCGGCAAAGGCGTACATTTGGTGACGGTCAACGATTATTTGGCCGCGCGTGATGCTGAATTAAATCGTCCGTTATTTGGCTTTTTGGGCATGACGGTTGGCGTGATTTATTCGCAGCAACCGCCACAAGAAAAAGTCGATGCCTATCAAGCAGACATCACCTACGGTACCAATAACGAATACGGCTTTGATTACCTACGCGATAACATGGTCTTTAGCCTAGCCGAAAAAAAGCAGCGTCCACTGAACTTTTGTATTATTGATGAAATTGACTCTATCTTAATTGATGAGGCTCGTACGCCACTAATTATCTCGGGTCAAGCCGAAGATTCATCGCGCATGTATGCACTGATTAACACTATTATTCCAGTGCTGATACGTTCAAAAGACGAAGAAGCCAATAAAAATAATGAAGAAGAAGATTTCTGGATTGACGAAAAGAACCGTCAGATTGAAATTAGCGAAAAAGGTTATGAGAAAATTGAACGCTTCTTAATCGAAGTCGGTGAGCTGGGTGAAAACGAAAGTTTATATAGCCCAATTCGTTTACCGCTTCTCGCACACGTACAAGCAGCCATTCGTGCTCACCATGTTTTTGTCAAAAACGTTCACTATATCGTTGATGAGGGCGAAGTAGTTATCGTTGATGAAAATACCGGTCGTACTATGCCCGGCCGCCGTTGGTCAGAAGGTCTGCATCAAGCGGTAGAAGCCAAAGAAAACGTCGAGATTCAAGCAGAAAACCAAACGCTTGCGACGACGACATTTCAGAACTTTTTCCGTCTATACGACAAACTATCGGGTATGACTGGTACTGCTGATACCGAAGCGGCAGAATTTAAATCAACGTATGACTTAGATGTCATCGTTATTCCAACGCATGAGCCTATTGCTCGTATCGACATGGATGACCAAATTTTCCTAACCAAGTTAGGCAAATATAAGGGTATCATCCGCGAGATTAAAGAAATTCAAGCAAAAGGTGCGCCAGTATTGGTTGGTACGGCGACGATTGAAGCCAGTGAAGAGTTGTCTTATCTGCTCGATCAAGAAGGCGTGAAGCATAATGTCTTGAATGCTAAGCAGCACGAGCGTGAAGCGGAAATCATCGCACAGGCGGGTAGCCCAAAATCGGTTACTATCGCAACCAACATGGCAGGTCGTGGTACCGATATTATCCTTGGCGGTAACTGGCAGTCGTTTATCGAAGATCCAGAATCTGTTAGCCCAGAAGAAATGCAGCGCTTAAAAGCTCAATGGCAAGTGCAACATGACCAAGTCGTGGCGGCTGGTGGCCTACATATTGTTGGCTCTGAACGTCATGAATCGCGCCGTATTGATAACCAGCTGCGTGGTCGTGCGGGTCGTCAGGGCGATCCTGGTATGTCGCGCTTCTTCTTATCATTAGAAGATGATTTGATGCGTATCTTCGCCGGTGACCGCGTGGTCAATATGATGCGAGCGATGGGTCTAAAAGAAGACGAAGCTATTGAACATAAAATGGTTTCTAAATCGATTGAAAACGCCCAAGGTAAAGTGGAAAGTCGCGATTTTGATGCGCGTAAAAACTTGCTGAAATATGATGATGTGGCCAATGAGCAACGTAAAGTTATTTATGGTCAGCGCGATGATTTATTGGCAGAAATGGATTTGCTCGAAGCCATCAAAATCATGCATCAAGAAGTCTACAACGCCATGATTAACCAGTTTATTCCGCCAGGCTCTATCGATGACCAATGGAACGTCGATGGTCTAGAGGATGAGCTTGAGAACGAATTCAAGATTACAATGCCTATTAATGATTGGCTAGATGAAGATCGCCGCTTGGATGAAGAAGGGCTACGTGCCAAAATTATCCAAACCGCCTTAGATCGCTATCATAGTCGCCGTGAGCAAATGGGTGAAAAAGATGCCGCTCAGCTTGAGCGTCACTTCATGCTCCAAAGCCTAGATAAGCATTGGAAAGAGCATTTAACGCAGATGGATCAGCTGCGTAAAGGCATTCATCTACGTGGTTATGCGCAGAAAAACCCTGAGCAAGAATACAAGCGTGAGTCGTTTGAGCTCTTCCAGATGATGCTTGGGGCGATTAAATCTGAGACGGTACAAGATTTATCACGTGTGCATATTCCAACCAAAGAAGAGCTAGAGGCATTAGAAGTTCAGCAGCGTGAAAATGCTGCACATATGCAAATGCAGTTTGAGCACAATGATATCGATAACATGGATGGCGGCTTAGATGGCGCTAATGATAGAGCGGCGGCACAAAACCGTAATCTTGCTGGCTCGGTAGCCGCAGGTGCTATGGTGGGCAGTGGCAACAATGCTAATGAGCCAAATCCATATGCTGGTATGAACATCAGTCGTAATGCGCCTTGTCCATGTGGTTCAGCACTTAAGTACAAACAATGTCATGGTAAAATCTAA
- a CDS encoding YsnF/AvaK domain-containing protein, which translates to MNTNNENNYPDNNYPDFTDNTASGTKDDLISSDLSLPENSQEQAILANQKGSLSNNLIGTDNGNGGYLELLEERPVVNKERLDVGKVTVTKHFRTKTIQVPIELVEEYVTIRTDYHDTESQDLLSGNYDDKDILRHVEPSLDSKAVVTINGKQVEIGDEPIEIILSRQVATITKDTYVIQEVAIEKTTHSHTDSIEVELKHEELDVKEEGFLAHERNSAHKR; encoded by the coding sequence ATGAACACCAATAATGAAAACAATTATCCTGACAATAACTATCCTGACTTTACCGATAATACTGCTAGCGGCACCAAAGATGATTTAATATCATCTGACTTATCGTTACCTGAAAATAGTCAGGAGCAAGCGATATTAGCCAATCAAAAAGGCAGTCTTTCAAACAATCTAATAGGTACTGATAACGGTAACGGCGGTTATCTAGAGTTACTAGAAGAGCGTCCAGTCGTCAACAAAGAACGCTTAGATGTTGGTAAAGTAACCGTTACTAAGCACTTTCGTACCAAAACAATCCAAGTACCTATTGAGCTGGTCGAAGAATATGTGACCATACGGACGGACTATCACGATACCGAGAGTCAAGATTTATTGTCAGGTAACTATGATGATAAAGATATCTTGCGTCACGTTGAGCCATCGTTAGATAGTAAGGCGGTCGTTACCATCAATGGTAAACAAGTTGAGATTGGTGATGAACCGATTGAGATAATCCTGTCACGTCAAGTAGCGACTATCACCAAAGACACCTATGTCATTCAAGAAGTAGCTATTGAGAAAACCACACATAGCCATACTGATAGCATCGAAGTCGAACTGAAACATGAAGAGCTAGACGTCAAAGAAGAAGGGTTTTTAGCGCATGAGCGTAATTCTGCGCATAAGAGATAA
- a CDS encoding DUF2382 domain-containing protein, translated as MSQLIRLKDIQATHHDLIGDDYYDPTGKTAYGVNEEKIGKIDGALVEDTTGRIRYLIVDVGGWFSSKEVLVPAGLARIVGDDVFFDSLTQAQVEAMEVYDHDYQYSYKDQYEKDRQSFVADTVPVAERMEIADHNYDAPNTLELLEERLTVNKDRIVAGLVKVGKHVVTEERNIDVDLEEEHANIERTNVDRPTDRRIGDIDGNQTIEVELEAERARVNKETYVTEEVNVGKTSEHRTETLVETIQREELDVDGDGNVIDRDGNLFTRDDITAEDVRRARGM; from the coding sequence ATGAGCCAACTAATTCGTTTAAAAGATATTCAAGCGACTCACCACGACCTTATCGGTGATGACTATTATGATCCAACAGGCAAAACAGCCTATGGTGTTAATGAAGAAAAAATTGGTAAGATTGATGGCGCCTTGGTAGAAGACACCACTGGTCGTATTCGTTATTTAATTGTTGATGTGGGCGGTTGGTTCAGCTCAAAAGAAGTGCTAGTACCAGCAGGTTTGGCACGTATCGTTGGGGATGATGTCTTCTTTGATAGCTTAACCCAAGCGCAAGTAGAAGCAATGGAAGTGTACGACCACGATTATCAATATAGTTACAAAGATCAGTATGAAAAAGACCGTCAATCGTTTGTTGCTGATACGGTTCCAGTTGCAGAGCGTATGGAAATTGCCGACCATAACTATGACGCGCCAAATACGCTGGAGCTATTAGAAGAGCGTTTGACCGTCAATAAAGATCGTATCGTCGCAGGCTTGGTAAAAGTTGGTAAGCATGTCGTCACCGAAGAGCGTAATATCGATGTCGATCTAGAAGAAGAACATGCCAATATCGAACGTACCAATGTAGATCGCCCAACAGATCGCCGTATCGGTGATATCGATGGTAATCAGACCATTGAAGTTGAGCTAGAAGCAGAACGTGCACGCGTGAATAAAGAGACGTATGTCACTGAAGAAGTAAATGTCGGTAAAACGTCAGAGCATCGCACTGAAACTCTCGTAGAAACTATTCAGCGTGAAGAGCTAGATGTCGATGGTGATGGTAATGTAATTGACCGTGATGGTAATCTCTTTACTCGTGATGACATTACTGCCGAAGACGTACGCCGCGCTCGTGGTATGTAA